GCCGAACCCGTGACCGCCATGGGGCGGCTGGGCGAGCGCGAGCGGCATCAGCAGCGCGCCGAGCACGCCTGCCACCCATCGTCCGATCTTCCGTTTCACCCGTTCCGTCATCGTTCCGTGCCCATCGACGCCCGCCGTCGGTTCCTTTCGGCCGACCCAAGGCTTTCAGCAGTAATTTATGGGCCGGTGGAAAGTGTGTCGAGCCAAAAAGTGTTATGTCGCCGGCATCGGTGTAACACCATGTTACTGCTAGGTTTTTTCGCTTCGACGGGCGGTCGCGACAGAACATTCTTCTGCGGTTTTGGGCGCGGCCGGGCAACTGTGGTGGCCGCCACCTCATGCGATCGGTTCATCAATCGATTCGCACAATGAATTTGTGTAGTGAATCGCCAACCGGGACAATAACGCCATCCGCGCGCGCGACGCGCGCCTTCGCCATTTCCGAATCGAGTTCCCGATGGCCCGTCCCCGTTTTCTGCCCGACAACTTCACGCTCGCGCTCGTCGGCACCGTCGTGCTCGCGAGCCTGCTGCCCTGCCGCGGCCCGGCCGCCCATGCGTTCAACTGGGCGACCAACGTCGCCGTCGGCCTGCTGTTTTTCCTGCACGGCGCGAAACTGTCGCGCGAAGCCGTCGTTGCCGGCGCGACGCACTGGCGGCTGCACGCGGTCGTGCTGCTCAGCACGTTCGCGCTGTTTCCGCTGCTCGGCCTCGCGCTGAAACCCGTGCTGCAGCCGCTCGTCACGCCGACGCTGTATGCGGGCGTGCTGTTCCTGTGCACGCTGCCGTCGACGGTCCAGTCATCGATCGCGTTCACGTCGATCGCCAAGGGCAACGTGCCGGCCGCCGTGTGCGCGGCCTCCGCGTCGAGCCTGCTCGGGATCTTCGTCACGCCGGCGCTCGTCGGGCTGATGATCACGTCGCAGTCGGCCGCCGCGGCGTCGCCGTGGAGCACCGTCGGCAGCATCGTGATGCAGCTGCTCGTGCCGTTCATCGCCGGCCAGTTGCTGCGGCCCGTGATCGGCGGCTGGATCGACCGCAATCGCGGCGTGCTGCGCTTCGTCGACCAGGGCTCGATCCTGCTGGTCGTCTACGTCGCGTTCAGCGAGGCCGTCAACGAAGGGCTGTGGCACCAGATTCCGCCGCGCGCGCTCGCCGGCCTGCTGGTCGTCAACCTCGTGCTGCTGGCGATCGCGCTGCTGCTGACCGCGTTCGTCAGCAAGCGGCTCGGCTTCAACCGCGCGGACCAGATCACGATCATCTTCTGCGGCTCGAAGAAGAGCCTCGCGGCCGGCGTGCCGATGGCGAAGGTGATCTTCTCGGCGAACGCGGTCGGCGCGATCGTGCTGCCGCTGATGCTGTTCCACCAGATCCAGCTGATGGCGTGCGCGGCGCTCGCGCAGCGCTGGGGCGCACGCGACACGAGCGGCGAGCACGACGAGGGCGACACGGCAGGCGCGTCGGGTGCGCTGAGCACGGGCAAGCGCTGACGCGTCGGGGGCGGGAGGGCCGCCGGTGGTGGCCTTTCGCTTTCCGCACCCGGCCCTCCGCCTTTCACACGCAGCCTCCCGTCCGCCCCCTTCGCACCACGCGCCCGCGCGGGCCCGGCGCGATGCACCGGCAACGCCCCCTCGTGTCACGAAATCTTCATTCAACTCTCCGCGAGCGGTGCCGTTAAGCCGGGCGTCCCGTCGATTCGGCTGCCCTCGCCCATGCCCGCGCTCCCCTCCGATTCCGCTGTCGCCCGCACTACGCGCCTGATCGCGGAGCGCGCGCTCGCCGCCGTGTTCCAGCCGATCGTCGACCTCGGATCGGGGACGGTCATCGGTTACGAAGGGCTGATCCGCGGCCCGCGCGGCACCGAGCTCGAGCCGCCCGCCGCGCTGTTCGCGCAGGCCGCGCGCGACGGCGAAACCATCGCGCTCGAACGGGCCGCCGCGCTCACCTGCCTCGACGCGTTCGCGGCGCTCGGCTGCGACGGCAAGCTGTTCCTCAACTTCAGCGCGGGCACCATCCTCACGCTCGCCAGCGAACGCGAGCGCGCGCGTCAATTCCTCGGCCGCGCGCGGATCGGCGCCGAGCGCATCGTGATCGAGCTCACCGAGCAGAACGCGATTCCCGATCTCGCGGACATCGGGCCGGCGGTCGCATCGTTGCGCGACGCCGGCATCCAGTTCGCGCTCGACGACTACGGCACCGCGAACGCCAGCATGAACCTGTGGCTGCGCCTGCATCCGGACGTCGTGAAGATCGACCGCTTCTTCATCCACGACATCGCGCGCGATCCGCTCAAGTTCGAAGCCGTGAAGGCGATGCAGCACTTCGCGCAGGCGAGCGGCGCGAAGCTGATCGCGGAAGGCATCGAGAACGAATGCGACCTGATCGTCGTGCGCGACATGGGCATCTGCTGCGTGCAGGGCTTCCTGCTCGGCCGGCCGAACGCGCAGCCGTCGCGGGTGGTCGCGCCGGCCGCGCGCGACGCGATCCGCGCGCCGCACATCGCGGTGTTTCCCGGCGTGACGCGCGCGGTGCGGCCGGCCGGCACGATCGCCGGGAAGATGCTCGTGCCCGCCCCGGCGCTGCCGCGCGACGCGACCAGCAACGACGTGCTCGAGCTGTTCAACCGGATGCCCGACCTGCACGCGGTCGCGCTCGTCGAGCGCGGGCGGCCGGTCGCGCTCGTGAATCGGCGCGGCTTCATCGACCGCTTCGCGCTGCCGTATCACCGCGAGGTGTTCGGCAAGAAACCGTGCCTGCAGTTCGCGAACGACGCGCCGCTGATGATCGACAACGCGACCACCTTCGAGCAACTCGCGATGCTGCTCGCGAGCCACGACCAGCGCTATCTCGCCGACGGCTTCGTGATCACCGAGCACGGCCGCTATGTCGGGCTCGGCACCGGCGAGAGCCTGGTGCGCGCGGTGACCGAGATGCGCATCGAGGCCGCGCGCTACGCGAATCCGCTGACCTTCCTGCCCGGCAACATCCCGATCAGCGCGCACATCGACCGCCTGCTCCAGCGCGACGCCGGCTTTCACGCGTGCTACGTCGACCTGAACCAGTTCAAGCCGTTCAACGACCAGTACGGCTACTGGCAGGGCGACGAAGTGCTGAAGTTCGCCGCGACGGTGCTGGCCGGCGTGTGCGATCCGCAACGCGACTTTCTCGGCCACGTCGGCGGCGACGATTTCCTCGTGCTGTTCCAGCGCGACGACTGGCGCGCGCGCGCCGCCGACGCGATCGCGCGCTTCAACGACGGCGCGCAACTCTTCTACACGCAGGTCGACCGGCAGGCGGGCGGGCTGCGCGGAGAGGACCGCCACGGCAATCCGGCGTTCTTCGGCTTCGTGACGATGGCGATCGGCGCGGTCGGCGTGCCGGCCGGCGCGCACGGCGCGAAACGCTACGGCAGCGACGAGATCGCGTCGGTCGCGGCGCTCGCGAAGCGGCGGGCAAAGCAGCAGCCGGACGGGCTCGCGGTGGTCGATCTCGATGCCGGCCGCGCCGCGCTGCGCGATCGCGGCGAACCGCCGGCCGTGGCGGTGGCGGGCTGAACGGCGCGCTAGTCGCCGGGGATGCACGGAACACGGAAGCACCTGCGCATCGTGCGACGGGCCGATGCGCGGGCGGCGCAAGGTTCGGCCGTTGCGCAACGGCACGTCGTCGTCACGCGCGCAGGCCAAGGGCGCCGCGCCCTCATGCTCGCCCCTGCCCCGCAGCCGAGCTGTTGCCCTTTCCGGCGGGCGCCATCCGCCCCGCCAGACACCCGCACGCCCACCTTGCCTTTTTCGCGTTTTGTTTAGTATTTTTAGTAACGGCGTTTTCGCAGATTAGCGCTTAAAAACCCGTTATTCTCGGGTATTCCCCGGTTATCCGGCCCGAATTCCGCCATGCGTTTTACTATACAATCGCTTTCAACCTAAACAAACCGGACCCCGAACGATGGGTACGACCATTCGCGATGTGGCGCGGGCGGCAGAGGTCTCGATCGGCACCGTCTCCCGCGCGCTGAAAAACCAGCCCGGCCTGTCCGAAGCCACGCGTGCGCGCATCGTCGGGATCGCCCAGCAGCTCGGCTACGATCCCGCCCAGTTGCGGCCGCGCATCCGCCGGCTCACCTTCCTGCTGCACCGCCAGCACAACCGCTTTCCCGCGAGCCCGTTCTTTTCGCACGTGCTGCACGGCGTGGAGGACGCGTGCCGCGAACGCGGCATCGTGCCGACGCTGCTCACGGTCGGCCCGAACGACGACGTGCTGCGCCAGATGCGCCCGCACGCGCCCGACGCGATCGCGGTCGCCGGCTTCATCGAGCCCGAGACGATCGAGGCGCTCGCCGCCACCGGCCGGCCGCTCGTGCTGATCGACCTGTGGGCGCCCGGGCTGCGCTCGGTCAACATCGACAACGCGACGGGCGCGGCGCTCGCGATGCGCCACCTGCTCGCCACCGGCCGCTCGCGGATCGCCTTCATCGGCGGCTCGGCCGCGCACTACAGCATCGCGCAGCGCGCGATCGGCTACCGGCGCGCGTTCTTCGAAGCCGGGCGGCTGTTCGATCCCGCGTACGAAGTGACGATCGATGCGGGGCTCGACCCGGACACGGG
This DNA window, taken from Burkholderia cenocepacia, encodes the following:
- a CDS encoding LacI family DNA-binding transcriptional regulator, which codes for MGTTIRDVARAAEVSIGTVSRALKNQPGLSEATRARIVGIAQQLGYDPAQLRPRIRRLTFLLHRQHNRFPASPFFSHVLHGVEDACRERGIVPTLLTVGPNDDVLRQMRPHAPDAIAVAGFIEPETIEALAATGRPLVLIDLWAPGLRSVNIDNATGAALAMRHLLATGRSRIAFIGGSAAHYSIAQRAIGYRRAFFEAGRLFDPAYEVTIDAGLDPDTGAARAMEQLLDAPGPRPEAVFAYNDAAALAAQRVCIARGLRIPDDIAIVGFDDIPAAAHANPPLTTLAVDKEALGRRGVELLLADAPERTEISLPVELIVRASSQPAGSPALDTVTATES
- a CDS encoding EAL domain-containing protein; this encodes MPALPSDSAVARTTRLIAERALAAVFQPIVDLGSGTVIGYEGLIRGPRGTELEPPAALFAQAARDGETIALERAAALTCLDAFAALGCDGKLFLNFSAGTILTLASERERARQFLGRARIGAERIVIELTEQNAIPDLADIGPAVASLRDAGIQFALDDYGTANASMNLWLRLHPDVVKIDRFFIHDIARDPLKFEAVKAMQHFAQASGAKLIAEGIENECDLIVVRDMGICCVQGFLLGRPNAQPSRVVAPAARDAIRAPHIAVFPGVTRAVRPAGTIAGKMLVPAPALPRDATSNDVLELFNRMPDLHAVALVERGRPVALVNRRGFIDRFALPYHREVFGKKPCLQFANDAPLMIDNATTFEQLAMLLASHDQRYLADGFVITEHGRYVGLGTGESLVRAVTEMRIEAARYANPLTFLPGNIPISAHIDRLLQRDAGFHACYVDLNQFKPFNDQYGYWQGDEVLKFAATVLAGVCDPQRDFLGHVGGDDFLVLFQRDDWRARAADAIARFNDGAQLFYTQVDRQAGGLRGEDRHGNPAFFGFVTMAIGAVGVPAGAHGAKRYGSDEIASVAALAKRRAKQQPDGLAVVDLDAGRAALRDRGEPPAVAVAG
- a CDS encoding bile acid:sodium symporter family protein, translated to MARPRFLPDNFTLALVGTVVLASLLPCRGPAAHAFNWATNVAVGLLFFLHGAKLSREAVVAGATHWRLHAVVLLSTFALFPLLGLALKPVLQPLVTPTLYAGVLFLCTLPSTVQSSIAFTSIAKGNVPAAVCAASASSLLGIFVTPALVGLMITSQSAAAASPWSTVGSIVMQLLVPFIAGQLLRPVIGGWIDRNRGVLRFVDQGSILLVVYVAFSEAVNEGLWHQIPPRALAGLLVVNLVLLAIALLLTAFVSKRLGFNRADQITIIFCGSKKSLAAGVPMAKVIFSANAVGAIVLPLMLFHQIQLMACAALAQRWGARDTSGEHDEGDTAGASGALSTGKR